Within the bacterium genome, the region CGCCTATGCCGATCGCGCCCGTTATCTCGGCGATCCTGATTTCAATCCCAACCTGCCGGTGGCGAAACTGATCTCGAAAGAATACGCTGCCGCCTTGCGGGCGCAAATCAACCTGACGCAGGCCTCGCGCAGTGATCCGGAAAGATTCAATGAGGCCTACGAATCAGCGGAAACCACGCACTATTCCGTCGTCGATGCGGCGGGCAATGCCGTGGTGGTCACCTACACGCTGGAAGACAGCTATGGCTCCAAAATCGTGGCAGAGGGCACGGGCTTTCTGCTGAACAACGAGATGGGAGATTTCAACCCGCAGCCTGGCCGCACGGACAGCACCGGCCTCATCGGCACGCCGCCGAATGTGATTGCACCCGGCAAGCGCATGCTGTCTTCGATGACGCCCACGATCGTCGCGCGCAACGGCAAACCCTTTCTTTTGATCGGCTCGCCGGGCGGCCGCACCATCATCAACACGGTGTTGCAGGTGGTGAGCAACGTCATCGATTTCGAGATGGACATCAGCGAGGCGATCGCGGCGCCGCGCGTGCATCATCAATGGCTGCCCAACGTGCTGCGCGTCGAGGAATTCGGCCTCTCGAAAGACACCCAGCGGCTGTTGGAAAGCTACGGTCACCGGGTTTCCCTCTCGAGATCTTCGCGCAGCCAGGGCAGCGCGATGGGGATTCTGCTGGATCCGGTGACCGGCCTGCGCCTGGGCGCGGCTGATCCGCGCGCCAGCGACGGCGCGGCCCTCGGATATTGATACACGGCACTTGCAACTCTCGCACCGCAACTTACCTTTTCAAGGACTGGTTTCATGTTGGACAAGCTGGTCGACTGGCTGCGTACCCGGAACTTCGACCCCGGATTCAATCTTTCCCTGTTCTTGTTGATTATTTTGCTCGGCATTTGGATCGGCAGCCTGAGCAAGAACATGAATGTCTGGCCCGGCCTGCGGCGCCTGATCGGCGAGCTGATGGGCGGGTTGTTGTTCGGCCTGCTGTTTGGTTTGATCTTTCTGAGTGATTTCTTCCCGGGCGTCATCTTTCTAGGCGGCCTCACGCTGGCCCTCATGAGCTTCTTCAACGTCGAGGCGCAATTCAAAGTGCAGCGTCTGCTTTCCATCGCGGTGGCGATTGCCCTGGCCTTCTTCATGTACTACTCGCAGTGGGGCAACCTGCGCTATTTGTTTGACAGCATGCTCATGGATTTTCAATGATGGAAATTCTGATCAAGCACACCGCGCTGCAATTGCGCGCAGGCGACCTCACCGAGATGAAGGTCGACGCCATCGTCAACGCCGCCAATTCCGCCTTGCAACTCGGTGGGGGCGTGGCCGGCGCGATTCGGCGCAAAGGTGGACCACGCATCCAGCAGGAATGTGACCGGATCGGCGGCACGCCGGTGGGCACTGCCGTCCTCACCACCGGCGGCAACCTGCCGGCCAAACATGTCATTCATGCGGTCGGACCGCGCCTGGGAGAGGGGGACGAAGATCGCAAGCTGCGCGAGGCCACGCGCCATGCGCTTGCGCTTGCCGATCAACACCGCCTTCAGAGCATCGCCTTCCCAGCAATTTCAACCGGCATCTTCGGCTATCCGCTCGAGCGTTGCGCGCAGGTCATGCTGTCAACCACGCGGGAGTATTTGCAGGGCGAGACCGGCTTGCAGCAAGTGATGTTTTGTTTGTGGGGGGAGGAAGCCTATGCGGTGTTTGAATCAACTTTGCGGCAATTGCAGCAACTCGGTGCGACCGGCTGAGAAAGCCACCGTTGCTGTGAGCCGCGTGAGAACGTCGAGGCACGACTGCATAGAGCACAGAACCCGCCAGCTTCGAACTTGAGGTTCAGAGTTTGTCGATTACGCAGACTAATGAACATGCCACCCGACCTCGTTCTCGTTTCCACTTCGCCCTACCGCCGGGAACTGATGGCCAAAATGGGTTTCCGGTTTCGCGCCGTCGCGCCCCGCTTCGAAGAAAACCACGTGCACAATGGCGATCCGGGTGAGCTGGCGTTGGCGCTGGCGCGCGGCAAGGCCATGAGCGTTGCCGGCGATTATCCGCACGCGATCCTCATCGGCTCCGATCAAGTCGTGTGGTGCGACGGTCGCGTGCTCGCCAAAGCCGGAACCCCGGAACGCGCCTGGCGCGAGCTGCAGAGCCTGCGCGGCAGGACCCACGAGTTTTACATGGGCCTTTATCTCCATCACACTGCGGCCAATCTCTCCCAGGAATTTCTCATCACGGGCAGCGGCCGGTTGCGCGCCGATCTCAGCGACGAGGAGCT harbors:
- a CDS encoding macro domain-containing protein codes for the protein MEILIKHTALQLRAGDLTEMKVDAIVNAANSALQLGGGVAGAIRRKGGPRIQQECDRIGGTPVGTAVLTTGGNLPAKHVIHAVGPRLGEGDEDRKLREATRHALALADQHRLQSIAFPAISTGIFGYPLERCAQVMLSTTREYLQGETGLQQVMFCLWGEEAYAVFESTLRQLQQLGATG
- a CDS encoding Maf family protein, encoding MPPDLVLVSTSPYRRELMAKMGFRFRAVAPRFEENHVHNGDPGELALALARGKAMSVAGDYPHAILIGSDQVVWCDGRVLAKAGTPERAWRELQSLRGRTHEFYMGLYLHHTAANLSQEFLITGSGRLRADLSDEELRAYIALDNPIDCAGSVKTEGPGLLLFERLDCEDWTAIIGLPIIALTTALRKWDYSIFAL